A stretch of Lysinibacillus agricola DNA encodes these proteins:
- a CDS encoding helix-turn-helix domain-containing protein, whose translation MNDRIKEQRKKMRYTQKELADKVNVSPQVISNWERGYTEPSADDINQLSEVLDCTSDYLLGRSNRPDNKKNHLLTKDERDIAKQIIEFTQNIEKSDGLSFDGEPMSEEAKESLIESMEHIFKQTQRINKKYTPEKYRKE comes from the coding sequence GTGAATGACCGTATAAAAGAACAACGAAAAAAGATGCGCTATACACAAAAAGAGCTCGCTGATAAAGTGAATGTTTCCCCTCAAGTAATTTCTAATTGGGAACGTGGATATACAGAACCTAGTGCTGATGATATAAATCAACTCTCAGAAGTACTTGATTGTACTAGTGACTATCTTTTGGGAAGAAGTAATCGACCTGATAACAAGAAGAATCATCTTTTAACCAAAGATGAACGTGATATAGCAAAACAAATTATCGAATTCACTCAGAACATTGAGAAGTCGGATGGACTTTCATTTGATGGTGAGCCAATGTCAGAGGAAGCAAAAGAATCACTTATTGAATCAATGGAACATATTTTTAAACAAACCCAAAGAATAAATAAAAAATATACTCCTGAAAAATATAGAAAAGAATAG
- a CDS encoding Rha family transcriptional regulator — MNKIVTIQNCQVVTTSLQVAETFEKEHKNVLQSIENIREELDVLKLQQMFFEGNEPDSYGRDRKTYYMNRDGFTLLAMGFTGKKAFDFKIKYIDAFNQMEQQLNPQPLTEKDQLKASMRLSLETSEEVESLKTEVTEVKQTVQSIVDTMRIDGNQEAQINKRAREVIVTALGGKDSNAYKKISRQVFSAFWRDFKNHFEVPRYGEIPKTRFAESIKFISMWQPSTTLRMEIKAYNQQGLKIVEGGAI, encoded by the coding sequence ATGAACAAAATAGTCACTATTCAAAATTGCCAAGTAGTCACAACTTCATTACAAGTTGCCGAAACGTTTGAAAAAGAACATAAGAATGTTCTTCAATCTATTGAAAACATCCGCGAGGAATTAGATGTGCTGAAACTTCAGCAGATGTTTTTTGAAGGTAATGAACCTGACTCTTACGGGAGGGATCGTAAAACATACTACATGAACCGAGACGGATTCACCTTACTAGCTATGGGCTTTACTGGTAAAAAAGCGTTTGATTTTAAAATCAAATACATCGATGCGTTCAATCAAATGGAACAACAACTCAACCCGCAACCTTTAACGGAAAAAGATCAATTAAAGGCTTCTATGAGACTATCACTTGAAACTTCCGAAGAGGTTGAGTCTTTGAAAACTGAAGTTACGGAAGTTAAACAAACAGTTCAATCAATAGTTGACACAATGCGCATAGACGGTAATCAAGAAGCCCAAATTAATAAACGCGCTAGAGAAGTTATTGTAACTGCCTTAGGTGGGAAAGACTCTAATGCTTACAAAAAAATTAGTCGCCAAGTATTTTCTGCATTCTGGAGAGACTTTAAAAATCATTTTGAAGTTCCTCGATATGGAGAAATACCAAAAACACGATTTGCTGAAAGTATCAAGTTTATTTCAATGTGGCAACCCTCAACAACTTTAAGGATGGAAATTAAAGCATACAACCAACAAGGGTTAAAAATTGTTGAAGGGGGTGCCATATGA
- a CDS encoding ERF family protein, producing MIFSESNSNISAALAKAWSAIQTPKHNSKVKVRTKNGGSYTFEYTDLNGILDAVKPIFVQNNLSIIQNSYSTVEGNTTMVCVETIFLHGSGEYVKSYPLKFPAAQSIQDFGGQITYMKRYSLAAMLGISTEKDDDANGMTGNNYSHEQKQPPVHTQHQQPTHTGLRSQEQFNQLAKALSKVANMYDSDPNAVYNGAMQACKIPDKNSDLLTEKEASKLINYLLSIKGPSQVQ from the coding sequence ATGATTTTTTCCGAGAGTAATTCTAATATTTCAGCAGCGCTTGCTAAAGCTTGGTCAGCTATTCAAACTCCAAAACACAATTCAAAAGTGAAAGTTCGTACAAAAAACGGTGGTTCATACACTTTTGAATACACTGACCTAAACGGGATTTTGGATGCTGTTAAGCCAATATTTGTTCAAAATAACTTATCTATCATACAGAACAGTTATTCAACAGTTGAAGGGAACACAACAATGGTTTGTGTTGAAACAATTTTCCTTCATGGGTCAGGTGAGTATGTAAAATCTTATCCGCTTAAATTTCCGGCTGCACAAAGTATTCAGGATTTTGGTGGGCAAATTACTTACATGAAGCGATATAGTTTAGCAGCCATGCTAGGGATTTCTACAGAAAAGGACGATGATGCAAATGGTATGACTGGAAATAATTATTCTCATGAGCAAAAACAACCACCAGTGCATACTCAGCATCAACAACCAACACATACAGGCCTACGATCTCAAGAACAGTTTAATCAATTAGCAAAAGCATTGAGTAAGGTTGCAAACATGTATGATTCGGACCCTAACGCAGTTTATAACGGCGCAATGCAGGCGTGTAAGATTCCTGATAAAAACTCGGATTTATTAACTGAAAAAGAAGCTAGTAAGTTAATAAATTACTTGCTATCTATTAAGGGACCGTCACAAGTGCAATGA
- a CDS encoding tyrosine-type recombinase/integrase: protein MVRITLNPTKKENIYWYLNTDKTKKFAYRYRFYDHNGKRREKKRQNFNTSLEAERALTAIKATILNGGEKIVVNENMIVSQWVEIYFERKLPHWQGTTPKSYRNIINNYITPLIGQYKLSRLTKNIYQSEFVDKLVPIAAPKSIETYHNFFVGCINAAVEDEILERNRILKAELPRIKKQNNDEVEGNYLTPTELEYLLQCVKRSCDMSRYTLIAILAATGMRRGEAKALRWSEIDFENKLIYINRTRDALGERSAKTLNSIRSIDMTYDLALLLERYRKWCIERKLAYGKQQQDDDLVFISKTCKPLNQNAARLTLLQMHEIYDVKLISPHGLRHTFATISIASGTPPTSIAKILGMTTSTLFKTYAHSFVEKEKQAMQIISNIVNFN from the coding sequence ATGGTTAGAATAACACTAAATCCTACAAAAAAAGAAAACATTTATTGGTACCTGAATACCGATAAAACGAAAAAATTTGCATATCGTTATAGGTTTTACGACCATAACGGTAAGCGAAGAGAGAAAAAGAGACAAAACTTTAACACTAGCCTTGAAGCAGAACGTGCCTTAACTGCTATAAAAGCTACCATATTGAATGGTGGAGAAAAAATTGTAGTTAACGAAAATATGATAGTTTCTCAATGGGTCGAAATTTATTTTGAAAGGAAGTTGCCTCATTGGCAAGGAACTACGCCTAAATCTTATCGTAATATTATCAACAATTATATTACGCCCTTAATTGGTCAATATAAATTATCGAGGCTAACAAAGAATATTTATCAGTCTGAATTTGTCGATAAATTAGTTCCTATTGCCGCTCCAAAAAGCATTGAAACGTATCATAACTTTTTTGTTGGTTGTATTAATGCAGCTGTAGAAGATGAAATATTAGAAAGGAATCGTATTTTAAAAGCTGAATTACCTCGTATTAAAAAACAAAATAATGACGAGGTTGAAGGAAACTATTTAACCCCTACAGAGTTAGAATATTTATTACAGTGTGTTAAACGATCTTGTGATATGTCTAGATATACTTTAATTGCAATTCTTGCAGCTACAGGAATGAGACGAGGAGAAGCAAAAGCATTACGGTGGTCAGAAATTGATTTTGAAAATAAATTGATTTATATCAACCGTACTCGTGATGCTCTTGGAGAAAGATCAGCAAAAACGCTTAATAGTATCCGGTCTATCGATATGACATATGATTTAGCATTACTGTTGGAGCGATATCGGAAATGGTGCATCGAAAGAAAACTTGCTTATGGTAAACAGCAACAGGATGACGATTTGGTCTTTATCAGTAAAACATGTAAGCCTTTAAATCAAAATGCTGCCAGATTAACTTTGTTACAAATGCATGAGATTTACGATGTGAAACTAATTTCTCCACATGGTTTAAGGCATACATTTGCTACCATTTCAATTGCTTCCGGTACACCACCTACTTCAATAGCAAAAATTCTTGGTATGACAACATCAACTTTATTTAAAACATATGCGCACTCTTTTGTAGAAAAAGAGAAACAGGCTATGCAAATTATCAGCAATATAGTTAATTTTAATTAA
- a CDS encoding RidA family protein has translation MKISRNPETVHKPVAPYVHQIEVTGPHKWLTLSGQLGMEVDGTVPENPLEQLQLALENIKRNLESADMQVGDLTKLVFYLVGDFAAEQRRKIIGDFLGEHLPCTTMIYVVALAAPVFKVEVDAWACKDI, from the coding sequence TTGAAAATTTCAAGAAACCCAGAAACAGTACATAAACCCGTAGCACCGTACGTACACCAAATAGAGGTCACAGGGCCTCATAAGTGGCTTACCTTGTCGGGTCAATTAGGAATGGAAGTAGATGGAACAGTACCTGAGAATCCATTAGAACAATTACAGTTAGCCTTGGAGAATATAAAAAGAAACCTTGAGTCTGCTGATATGCAAGTCGGAGATTTAACAAAGTTGGTTTTTTATTTAGTTGGTGACTTTGCGGCAGAGCAAAGGAGAAAAATTATTGGCGATTTTTTAGGTGAACATCTCCCTTGTACGACAATGATTTATGTAGTAGCTCTGGCAGCACCAGTCTTTAAAGTAGAGGTTGATGCTTGGGCGTGTAAAGATATTTAA
- a CDS encoding ImmA/IrrE family metallo-endopeptidase gives MWLKDIADSLINKHKTNCPFDIASNLKICITPWDLHEEINGYYKYHRRNKYIVINNNLSEDMQRVVCAHELGHALLHPRANTPFMRKSTFFSIDKLEQEANRFAVQLLILDHEIIEYSKQFTIFDIAAKYGVPIELIKYKFSTIL, from the coding sequence ATGTGGTTGAAGGATATTGCAGACAGCTTGATAAATAAACATAAAACCAACTGCCCGTTTGATATCGCATCTAATTTAAAAATATGCATTACTCCTTGGGATTTGCATGAAGAAATTAACGGCTATTATAAGTATCATCGTCGTAACAAATATATAGTTATTAATAATAACTTAAGCGAAGATATGCAACGTGTTGTCTGTGCCCACGAGCTTGGGCATGCTTTGCTTCATCCTAGGGCCAATACACCTTTTATGCGTAAAAGCACCTTTTTTTCCATTGACAAACTAGAACAAGAAGCAAATAGATTTGCAGTCCAATTACTAATTTTAGACCACGAAATAATTGAATATTCCAAACAATTCACCATTTTTGATATTGCAGCAAAATATGGTGTTCCAATTGAATTGATAAAATATAAATTCAGTACAATCTTATGA
- a CDS encoding nucleoside permease, which yields MNIKLRLKIMIFLQFFIWGSWLVTFGSYMINTLNFTGAQVGIVYSSNGLAAIIMPSLIGIIADRWVKANVLYGILHFLGAITLFTAAEISDPTMMFWIMLFNSIVYMPTLALSNTISYYYLENKGFDVVKDFPPIRVYGTIGFILAMWIISLAKIELSNVQLFIASGSSLLLALYTISLPACPTSNAIKDKSLVSLLGLDAFVMFKDKKMALFLIFAMLLGVALQITNTFGDPFLHDFALNPDYKNSFAVKYPAILLSVSQISEVFFILTIPFFLRKYGIKKVILISMVGWTLRFVFFGYGSPIGGGFLLLLLSMIVYGCAFDFFNISGAIFVEKEVDHRIRASAQGLFSTMVNGVGAYVGAVVSGKVVDYFTVDGVRNWQYIWLVFGAYTLVLAIIFALTFKYKHDSNAMKNVTAKN from the coding sequence ATGAATATAAAATTACGGCTTAAAATAATGATTTTTCTACAGTTTTTTATTTGGGGATCTTGGCTTGTTACATTTGGTTCTTATATGATCAATACATTGAATTTTACTGGCGCGCAAGTTGGAATTGTGTATAGTTCTAACGGTCTTGCAGCCATTATTATGCCAAGTCTGATTGGCATTATTGCGGACCGTTGGGTAAAAGCCAATGTTTTATACGGAATATTACATTTCCTCGGTGCAATTACCCTATTTACCGCTGCTGAAATTTCAGATCCTACAATGATGTTTTGGATAATGCTCTTTAACTCAATAGTTTATATGCCAACACTTGCTTTATCGAATACAATTTCTTATTATTACCTGGAAAACAAAGGCTTTGATGTTGTAAAGGACTTCCCACCTATTCGTGTCTATGGGACAATTGGCTTTATTCTTGCGATGTGGATTATTAGTCTTGCCAAAATCGAATTAAGTAATGTTCAGCTATTTATAGCTAGTGGTTCTTCGTTGCTACTTGCACTATACACAATTTCTCTTCCTGCCTGTCCAACTTCTAATGCAATTAAGGACAAGTCGTTGGTAAGCCTTTTGGGACTAGACGCTTTTGTTATGTTTAAAGATAAAAAAATGGCTCTGTTTTTAATTTTTGCAATGCTATTAGGTGTTGCGCTTCAAATTACCAATACATTTGGAGATCCGTTTTTACACGACTTCGCGTTGAACCCTGATTATAAAAATAGCTTTGCGGTAAAATATCCAGCTATTTTATTATCAGTGTCACAAATTTCAGAGGTATTCTTTATTCTGACCATACCATTTTTTTTACGTAAATATGGCATTAAAAAAGTAATACTAATTAGTATGGTTGGATGGACTTTACGTTTTGTTTTCTTTGGATATGGCAGCCCGATTGGCGGAGGATTTTTACTATTGTTGTTATCAATGATTGTTTACGGTTGTGCATTTGATTTCTTTAATATTTCGGGCGCCATTTTTGTAGAAAAAGAAGTAGATCACCGAATTCGTGCAAGCGCTCAAGGCTTATTTAGTACAATGGTCAATGGGGTCGGTGCCTACGTAGGGGCTGTAGTTAGTGGCAAAGTGGTAGATTATTTTACAGTTGACGGAGTGAGAAATTGGCAATATATTTGGTTGGTTTTTGGAGCGTATACTCTCGTTCTTGCAATAATTTTTGCATTAACTTTTAAATATAAGCATGACAGCAATGCAATGAAAAATGTAACTGCAAAAAATTGA
- a CDS encoding SAP domain-containing protein, with protein sequence MGIFDFFKPKKATPIIKENNHINNESINLPEPELTVRINNDFATEINPIYTKKLPNNLLPGEIIMLYWASNHIADSDYPGYFKYEYGIDSKISLNTLLNEKYIRDSNNLEKIYLLKNTQLKDILRNNSLKVSGNKKELIERITSNLEINNILELNKINSLSVTEKGQNTLQEYDYIIYAHKNDTKDGTFNPASVLKFVNKIGYVPNNLDIFWSIVQNKEQTALLKNDLIDLRSSWLRMAEQLYKEQRYDEALSMYQNIFIIDLSGMDRDKYINPPSLIFLAPHIVNRISELADFFGFNKEKHYYSFLFSWQSTISLLPFHYLDKDECFKIMDFAINGGSEEEIRKLLKIKFEEIDADLLLKKYGVKYPRYIPD encoded by the coding sequence ATGGGCATTTTTGATTTTTTTAAACCAAAAAAGGCAACACCAATAATTAAGGAAAACAACCATATAAATAATGAATCTATAAATTTACCTGAACCCGAATTAACTGTACGAATAAATAATGATTTTGCTACAGAAATAAACCCAATATATACAAAAAAACTACCTAATAATCTTTTGCCTGGAGAAATCATTATGTTGTATTGGGCTTCTAATCATATTGCTGATAGCGATTACCCTGGTTATTTTAAATATGAATATGGAATAGACTCCAAAATTTCTCTAAATACTCTTTTAAATGAAAAATATATTCGTGATTCAAATAATTTAGAGAAAATATACTTGCTAAAAAATACACAATTAAAAGATATATTGAGGAATAACAGTCTTAAGGTTTCAGGAAATAAAAAAGAATTAATTGAACGAATCACTAGTAATTTGGAAATTAACAATATCCTTGAATTAAATAAAATCAATTCTTTATCAGTTACCGAAAAAGGTCAAAATACCCTGCAAGAATATGATTATATTATATATGCGCACAAAAACGATACCAAAGATGGTACTTTTAATCCTGCTTCAGTACTGAAATTTGTTAATAAAATTGGATACGTTCCAAATAATTTAGATATATTTTGGTCTATTGTCCAAAATAAAGAACAAACTGCCCTATTAAAAAATGATCTCATTGATTTAAGAAGTTCTTGGTTACGAATGGCTGAACAATTATATAAAGAACAACGATATGATGAAGCACTCTCGATGTACCAAAATATATTTATTATTGATCTCAGCGGTATGGATAGAGATAAATATATCAATCCCCCATCCCTGATTTTTTTAGCTCCACATATTGTTAATAGAATTTCAGAATTGGCAGATTTCTTTGGATTTAACAAAGAAAAACATTATTATTCGTTTTTATTTTCTTGGCAATCAACTATATCGTTATTACCTTTTCATTATTTAGACAAAGATGAGTGTTTTAAAATTATGGATTTTGCAATTAATGGTGGCAGTGAAGAAGAAATTAGAAAATTATTAAAAATAAAATTTGAAGAAATAGATGCTGATTTGTTATTGAAAAAATATGGTGTGAAATATCCAAGATATATCCCAGATTGA
- a CDS encoding helix-turn-helix domain-containing protein: protein MIHENLKKLRIAKGVTQSRIAKQINVTPMTYSRIERGESELGVERLKVIAVLLGIEVAIFFNDELTKSVIKEIEGSSFQEKQLA from the coding sequence ATGATACACGAAAATTTAAAAAAGTTACGTATAGCTAAAGGAGTAACTCAAAGTCGTATAGCAAAACAAATTAATGTAACACCTATGACATATAGTCGAATTGAAAGAGGTGAAAGTGAGCTAGGTGTTGAACGTTTAAAGGTTATAGCTGTTTTATTAGGTATAGAAGTGGCAATTTTTTTTAATGATGAACTAACGAAATCCGTTATAAAAGAAATTGAAGGTTCTTCGTTTCAAGAAAAACAACTAGCTTAA
- the ssb gene encoding single-stranded DNA-binding protein: protein MINRVVLVGRLTKDPELRYTPNGIASCRFTLAVNRTFTNEQGERDADFISCVAWRKQAENLANYQRKGNLLGIEGRIQTGSYEGQDGKRVYTTDVVADSIQFLEPRTNTGGQPNAPQYQGQPNPYQQQQPPQQYGGQAFGNNQPAYVGGQSQQHFGGTMPGQNAFGNNTYQQNQPLIIQPNYTRVDEDPFANSRGPIEVSEDDLPF from the coding sequence ATGATAAATCGCGTTGTTTTGGTCGGACGTTTAACAAAAGATCCGGAACTAAGGTACACACCAAATGGTATTGCATCATGCCGCTTCACATTGGCAGTCAATCGTACCTTTACTAACGAACAAGGAGAACGTGACGCTGATTTCATCTCTTGTGTCGCTTGGCGTAAGCAAGCTGAAAATCTAGCAAACTATCAAAGGAAAGGTAACTTGCTAGGGATTGAAGGTCGGATTCAAACTGGAAGCTATGAGGGACAAGATGGTAAGCGTGTTTACACTACCGATGTGGTAGCGGATAGCATTCAGTTTTTAGAACCACGGACCAACACAGGAGGTCAACCGAATGCTCCTCAATACCAGGGCCAACCAAATCCATATCAGCAACAGCAGCCACCACAACAATATGGAGGACAAGCTTTCGGAAACAACCAACCAGCATATGTTGGTGGTCAATCACAACAACACTTTGGTGGGACTATGCCTGGACAAAATGCATTTGGAAACAATACTTATCAGCAAAACCAACCACTAATAATTCAACCGAACTATACACGAGTGGATGAAGATCCATTTGCAAACAGCAGAGGTCCAATTGAAGTATCAGAGGATGATTTGCCATTTTAA
- a CDS encoding DUF6877 family protein — protein sequence MTNEEVADCINQLISEYQFPLRVLQDVEKRLSDSKCPHYAMQQLRYLENNIHAGLARKRKG from the coding sequence ATGACAAATGAGGAAGTAGCGGACTGTATAAACCAACTCATAAGTGAGTATCAGTTCCCGCTTCGGGTCCTACAAGACGTAGAGAAGCGGTTAAGCGATAGCAAATGCCCTCACTATGCCATGCAACAGCTTAGGTACCTTGAAAATAATATTCATGCAGGACTAGCTAGAAAAAGGAAAGGGTGA
- a CDS encoding DnaD domain-containing protein produces MESRSIVRVEKNKDYTVINNTSIQDTRLSWKAKAIHVFMLSKPDNWTFYNEEIQQWAKDGKDSFTAGLRELQKYGYVKKERRRVDGGKFDYLTIVYEVPYMDLPYTENPSPEEPSTDKPLTENPQLLSTNTPSTDSLSTNTLNNNNDDDKGPAYVASKPPIPPTQNAFAFYEQNHFGALGSLIAYKIDTWINDMSEPIVIHAMEKAAMNSRNNWGYVETILKDWWNKKLFTLEAIEAEDLRWKDQRIKAAQQQNRPQRTYQKPRREEVVPEWFKNRNNESAQKPIEPPEPTEPVDFEAERQKILAMLDRGHKQYEQTQKNS; encoded by the coding sequence ATGGAGAGTAGGAGCATCGTAAGAGTGGAAAAAAATAAAGATTATACAGTTATAAACAACACATCCATCCAAGATACAAGACTTAGTTGGAAAGCTAAAGCAATACATGTATTTATGCTTTCCAAGCCTGATAATTGGACTTTTTATAACGAGGAAATACAGCAATGGGCAAAAGATGGCAAGGACTCGTTTACAGCTGGATTAAGAGAGTTGCAGAAATATGGATATGTCAAAAAAGAACGCCGTCGTGTTGATGGTGGGAAATTTGATTACTTAACAATTGTTTACGAAGTACCGTATATGGATTTACCGTATACGGAAAACCCGTCACCGGAAGAACCGTCGACGGATAAACCGTTAACGGAAAACCCGCAACTACTAAGTACTAATACACCAAGTACTGATTCACTAAGTACTAATACATTAAATAATAATAATGATGATGATAAGGGACCTGCTTACGTAGCATCAAAACCTCCAATTCCACCAACACAAAATGCATTTGCATTTTACGAGCAAAATCATTTTGGAGCTTTAGGTTCTCTAATCGCGTACAAAATTGACACTTGGATTAATGACATGTCAGAACCAATAGTTATACATGCCATGGAGAAAGCTGCTATGAACAGTAGAAACAATTGGGGTTACGTTGAAACGATATTAAAAGACTGGTGGAATAAGAAACTGTTTACACTTGAGGCTATCGAAGCGGAGGACTTGCGTTGGAAAGATCAACGTATAAAAGCAGCTCAACAACAAAATAGACCTCAAAGGACTTATCAGAAACCTAGACGCGAAGAGGTAGTACCTGAATGGTTTAAAAACAGAAATAATGAATCTGCTCAAAAGCCTATTGAACCACCGGAGCCTACAGAACCAGTGGACTTCGAAGCAGAGCGACAAAAAATATTAGCCATGCTAGATAGGGGGCATAAGCAGTATGAACAAACACAAAAAAATTCGTAA
- a CDS encoding DUF6011 domain-containing protein, producing the protein MSSCKRCGRKLKSQKSIDDGMGRRCKKKATQEAEDEEFIKIQMTIFDPEFTCGGVIDARTLHTSS; encoded by the coding sequence ATGAGCAGTTGTAAAAGATGTGGCCGTAAATTAAAGTCACAGAAATCAATTGATGATGGTATGGGGCGGCGATGTAAGAAGAAGGCCACGCAAGAAGCGGAAGATGAAGAATTTATAAAGATTCAAATGACAATATTCGATCCTGAGTTTACATGTGGAGGTGTAATCGATGCAAGGACGTTGCACACAAGCTCCTGA
- a CDS encoding helix-turn-helix domain-containing protein, translated as MKLLTALDYRKLLKKFRTDANMTQEELAHELNISQSHVSKYELGRKVIDIETFMQWTSITNSDVYLASVIFGIDLLNTATQLIPMFIGGIFRWIL; from the coding sequence TTGAAATTACTAACTGCTTTGGATTATCGAAAACTACTAAAGAAATTTCGAACAGATGCAAATATGACTCAAGAAGAACTAGCACATGAATTAAATATATCCCAATCACATGTAAGCAAGTATGAGCTTGGGCGGAAAGTAATCGATATAGAGACTTTTATGCAATGGACTAGTATTACCAACTCGGATGTGTATTTAGCATCAGTAATATTCGGCATTGATTTACTCAATACTGCAACTCAATTAATACCTATGTTTATAGGAGGAATATTTAGATGGATATTATGA
- a CDS encoding DUF4183 domain-containing protein, whose product MNKKNPKKFVCNDCCEENRFNWHRLKASDISSISPPPVTIPGGTIFPTINRYFYIVTEDIDLTNGATLPANLFSDDNGNPVTEFKIFNPNGYVNLYINGVMQEGGAYKVTPDSLIISPTNDTIFAGTPIIIESLGFQSM is encoded by the coding sequence ATGAATAAAAAAAATCCCAAAAAATTTGTTTGCAATGATTGTTGTGAAGAAAATAGATTTAATTGGCACCGTTTAAAAGCTAGTGATATATCTTCTATCTCCCCTCCCCCAGTCACTATCCCTGGCGGAACTATTTTTCCAACAATAAATAGATATTTCTATATTGTTACAGAAGATATTGATCTAACAAACGGAGCAACCCTTCCAGCTAATCTATTTTCAGATGATAATGGCAATCCAGTAACAGAATTCAAAATTTTTAATCCCAATGGATATGTCAATCTTTACATCAATGGTGTGATGCAAGAGGGCGGTGCATATAAAGTAACTCCAGATTCGTTAATAATTAGCCCAACAAATGATACGATTTTTGCTGGAACTCCAATCATTATAGAATCATTGGGATTTCAATCAATGTGA
- a CDS encoding DUF4183 domain-containing protein: MALSIINIHVNVTGTSTRFFDVLAANLTVADGTTIPATDFLDDSGTAATTFPIVTNGYYNFYINGVLQEGDSYTISATELTFNTVTGTISAGTPLVVEAVELTTQT; this comes from the coding sequence ATGGCTCTTTCAATTATTAATATTCATGTCAACGTTACAGGTACTTCGACTAGATTCTTTGATGTATTAGCAGCAAATTTGACGGTCGCTGATGGTACCACTATCCCTGCAACTGACTTTCTAGATGATAGCGGGACTGCTGCGACGACTTTTCCAATAGTAACGAACGGCTACTATAATTTCTATATTAATGGTGTATTGCAAGAAGGTGATTCGTATACAATTTCCGCAACAGAGTTAACTTTTAACACCGTTACTGGCACAATATCTGCTGGAACTCCATTGGTAGTAGAAGCTGTAGAATTAACTACCCAAACTTAA